A stretch of Saccharothrix texasensis DNA encodes these proteins:
- a CDS encoding integrase core domain-containing protein, whose translation MLLRLAYLGATNAFALLRLLPMSDRDKDTEILALRHQIMVLQRQLGDTRPRFSPADRAFLAAPLHRLPAQALHRLRPLVRPETVLRWHRDLLARRHAARSRPKRPGRPRTIRSIRLLVLRLTRENPTWGYRRIHGELLVLGITVAASTAWQILQDAGIDPAPERASTTWSAFLRSQADATLACDFFETTTLGGTRLYVLAVIEHANRRIRVLGATAHPTASWITQAARNLVMDLEEAGSSARFLIHDRDGEFPALFDTVLTDAGIQVVLTGARRPRMNAIMERWIRSCRRELLDRTLIWNQPHLLHALREYERYYNTHRPHQGITNARPLRALPPAVTDQAAITRLDVRRRQRLGGILNGYYHAA comes from the coding sequence GTGCTGCTCCGACTGGCCTACCTCGGTGCGACCAACGCGTTCGCGCTGCTGCGCCTGCTGCCCATGAGCGACCGGGACAAGGACACCGAGATCCTGGCACTGCGCCACCAAATCATGGTCCTGCAACGCCAACTCGGAGACACCCGCCCACGATTCTCCCCCGCCGACCGGGCATTCCTCGCCGCCCCGCTGCACCGACTCCCGGCGCAAGCGCTTCATCGACTCCGACCACTGGTACGCCCGGAGACAGTCCTGCGGTGGCACCGAGACCTCCTCGCCCGCCGCCACGCAGCCCGATCCCGCCCCAAACGGCCAGGCCGACCACGGACCATCCGCTCGATCCGACTCCTGGTACTACGCCTAACGCGCGAGAACCCCACCTGGGGCTACCGCCGCATCCACGGCGAACTACTCGTACTCGGCATCACAGTCGCCGCCTCCACCGCCTGGCAGATCCTCCAGGACGCCGGAATCGACCCGGCACCAGAACGCGCCTCCACGACCTGGTCGGCCTTCCTCCGCTCCCAAGCCGACGCGACCCTGGCCTGCGACTTTTTCGAGACCACCACCCTGGGCGGCACCCGCCTGTACGTGCTCGCGGTGATAGAGCACGCCAACCGCCGGATCCGCGTCCTCGGCGCCACCGCACACCCCACCGCATCCTGGATCACCCAAGCCGCCAGGAACCTCGTCATGGATCTTGAAGAGGCGGGTAGTTCCGCGCGGTTCCTGATCCACGACCGGGATGGAGAGTTCCCCGCCCTGTTCGACACCGTCCTCACCGACGCCGGTATCCAGGTCGTCCTCACCGGTGCCCGTAGACCGCGCATGAACGCGATCATGGAACGCTGGATCCGCAGCTGCCGACGCGAACTCCTCGACCGCACCCTCATCTGGAACCAACCACACCTACTCCACGCCCTACGCGAGTACGAGAGGTACTACAACACCCACCGCCCCCACCAAGGCATCACCAACGCCCGACCACTACGCGCCCTGCCACCAGCCGTCACCGATCAAGCAGCGATCACCAGACTCGACGTCCGCCGACGGCAACGACTGGGCGGCATCCTCAACGGGTACTACCATGCTGCCTGA